The following proteins are encoded in a genomic region of Planococcus lenghuensis:
- a CDS encoding YesL family protein has translation MQELKGITGVLYAASEWVMRLSAVNLIWFILSLPLFIVFLTVDISSLGGLVLFGLTVLLLMPLLFFPATVAVFATVRDWVTEMDYTSVVRTYLSHLKSAYLDSMKAGIFFAALWLVWYYSLLSIPAEKTIVTLMLLIIGLALFAYTISFMSVSVHYRMSGKERLKNAFLIAAGSPLLSLFMLLSNGLLVWISLTQLLFLLPLFTCSLGAFLSFSAFYRFTLKVEKRAAAYKNTKEGFPK, from the coding sequence ATGCAAGAGCTCAAAGGCATCACGGGTGTTCTTTATGCAGCAAGTGAATGGGTCATGCGATTGTCGGCTGTCAATTTAATATGGTTCATACTGAGCCTGCCGCTGTTTATTGTGTTTCTGACAGTGGACATCAGCAGTCTCGGGGGCTTGGTATTATTTGGACTGACAGTATTGCTGTTGATGCCTCTCCTGTTCTTCCCGGCGACCGTTGCCGTATTTGCAACAGTTCGGGACTGGGTGACCGAAATGGATTACACTTCTGTTGTCCGGACATACCTAAGTCACTTGAAGTCAGCTTACCTGGACAGTATGAAGGCGGGAATTTTTTTTGCCGCTCTTTGGCTCGTCTGGTATTATAGTCTTTTGTCCATCCCAGCTGAAAAAACTATTGTCACCTTGATGTTATTGATAATAGGACTGGCATTGTTTGCCTATACAATCAGTTTTATGTCGGTCAGTGTCCATTACCGCATGAGCGGAAAGGAACGGCTGAAGAACGCATTTCTTATTGCAGCCGGCAGCCCGCTGTTGAGTCTCTTCATGTTGCTCAGCAACGGGCTGCTTGTATGGATAAGCTTGACACAGCTGCTTTTTTTGCTGCCATTGTTTACCTGTTCGCTGGGTGCATTTCTGTCATTTTCGGCATTTTACCGGTTTACTTTGAAAGTGGAAAAAAGAGCAGCTGCATATAAGAACACCAAGGAAGGATTTCCCAAATGA